A single genomic interval of Bacillus sp. es.036 harbors:
- a CDS encoding DUF1641 domain-containing protein, with protein MAKAIKQIKRIQVSEEEKRANDLKEIEDALIENKDALLETLNVVGGMKERGILTLLNGMFGEGDRVLKVIVDLLNVPENTTALKNLMLLFGAAGKINVQDLEPLLLKVNAGIENVAEHSEGMEKTGYFDLLRALKDPEINRSLTILMTFLKGMGKDTENEEKVNDKSRTSEMRQDI; from the coding sequence ATGGCAAAAGCCATTAAGCAAATCAAGCGTATCCAAGTTTCAGAAGAAGAGAAGCGAGCGAATGATCTTAAGGAAATTGAAGATGCGTTGATTGAAAACAAAGATGCCCTTCTTGAAACATTAAATGTTGTAGGTGGAATGAAGGAACGTGGTATACTCACTCTCTTAAATGGTATGTTTGGTGAAGGAGATCGCGTTTTAAAAGTTATCGTTGATTTATTAAATGTTCCTGAGAATACAACTGCATTAAAAAATCTTATGCTTCTCTTTGGGGCAGCTGGTAAAATTAACGTGCAGGATCTGGAGCCCTTATTATTAAAGGTGAATGCGGGGATTGAGAATGTTGCAGAGCATTCAGAGGGAATGGAGAAAACAGGGTACTTTGATCTACTTCGTGCCCTAAAGGATCCTGAAATTAACCGATCTCTAACCATTCTGATGACCTTTTTAAAAGGGATGGGGAAAGATACGGAGAACGAAGAGAAGGTTAATGATAAGTCACGCACATCTGAAATGAGACAAGATATTTAG
- the fdhF gene encoding formate dehydrogenase subunit alpha, whose translation MSDSIHVTINGESVAVSSEKSVLEALNENSLDLPSVCYHPSLGAIETCDTCMVEVNGEIVRGCSTAISNGDSINTTATHVKEAQTIAMDRILHNHELYCTVCDYNNGTCEVHNTVKQMKMNHQSIPFEQKPDPVDSSNSFYRYDPDQCILCGRCVEACQDVQVTETLTIDWERERPRVIWDNDVPINESSCVSCGHCSTVCPCNAMMEKGMEGEAGLLTSIQQDTLRPMIELTKNVETGYNSILAISDMESAMRENEIKKTKTVCTYCGVGCSFDVWTKGRDILKVEPQVEAPANGISTCIKGKFGWDYVNSEERLTKPLIREGDSFREAEWEEALKLISQKFSDVKENHGANALSFISSSKCTNEESYLMQKFGRSVIGTNNIDNCSRYCQTPATVGLFRTVGHGGDAGSIKDIEMSELVIVIGSNTSESHPVLSTRVKRANKLYGQKLIVSDLRKHEMAERSDLFIRPSSGSDLVWLSAVTKYIIDQGWADEAFLKDRVNGLDDYIASLEKYTMSYASEVTGIDEAELIQIAEMIHEAKTTVALWAMGVTQHGGGSDTSTAISNLLLVTGNYGKPGTGAYPLRGHNNVQGASDFGSMPDKMPGYENVTDEKVRDKYEKAWGTPLPEEIGLNNHEMVDHIHEGKLKAMYLKGEDMGIVDSNINHVHAAFEKLEFFVVQDLFLTKTAQFADVVLPASPSLEKEGTFTNTERRFQRLYQALVPLGDSKPDWQIIMEIANEMGAGWDYDSPSDIMAEAVQLADMFAGVSYERLEGYKSQQWPVAADGTDSPLLFTEDFPFPDGKARLFPVEWTKPIEYDEQYDLHVNNGRLLEHFHEGNMTYQNEGIKAKTPNTFVEVSPELAEERGLTDGTLVRLSSPYGAVKIKCLVTDRVQGKEVYIPLNDQDDAAINLLTSSYADKDTDTPVYKEVKAKMEILKDKGTSPLPKVNHRFGNPQPQKGVMVERKWARKDYLFPGEMVKKEGINYGKSH comes from the coding sequence TTGTCGGATTCCATCCACGTAACGATTAACGGCGAGAGTGTAGCCGTATCAAGTGAAAAAAGCGTGCTTGAAGCACTTAATGAAAATAGCCTTGATTTGCCTAGCGTATGCTACCATCCAAGTCTAGGGGCAATTGAAACATGTGATACTTGTATGGTGGAAGTGAACGGTGAAATTGTTAGAGGCTGTTCAACGGCTATTTCAAATGGCGATAGCATCAATACAACAGCCACGCACGTGAAAGAAGCCCAAACGATCGCCATGGATCGCATCCTTCACAATCACGAACTCTATTGCACCGTTTGTGATTACAATAACGGGACATGTGAAGTACATAATACAGTAAAACAAATGAAAATGAATCACCAGTCGATCCCGTTTGAACAAAAACCGGACCCAGTGGATAGCTCGAATTCTTTCTATCGTTATGATCCAGATCAATGTATTCTTTGCGGACGCTGCGTCGAAGCATGTCAGGATGTTCAGGTGACAGAAACGTTAACGATTGACTGGGAAAGAGAACGCCCGCGCGTCATTTGGGACAATGATGTGCCCATTAACGAATCTTCATGTGTTTCTTGTGGCCATTGCTCAACCGTTTGTCCATGTAATGCGATGATGGAAAAGGGAATGGAAGGAGAAGCTGGATTATTAACAAGCATTCAACAGGATACGCTTCGTCCGATGATTGAGCTAACGAAAAATGTTGAAACAGGCTATAATTCAATCCTTGCCATCTCTGATATGGAATCCGCCATGCGTGAAAATGAGATCAAGAAAACAAAAACCGTTTGCACCTATTGTGGTGTAGGCTGTAGCTTTGATGTTTGGACAAAAGGGCGAGACATTTTAAAAGTTGAGCCACAGGTAGAAGCCCCTGCTAATGGAATCTCCACGTGTATCAAAGGGAAATTTGGCTGGGATTATGTGAACAGTGAAGAACGTTTAACAAAGCCATTGATTCGTGAAGGAGATTCATTTAGAGAAGCGGAATGGGAAGAAGCACTGAAACTGATTAGTCAAAAGTTTTCTGATGTGAAGGAAAATCATGGTGCGAATGCTCTTTCTTTTATAAGTTCATCTAAGTGTACGAATGAGGAATCCTACTTAATGCAGAAGTTTGGAAGAAGTGTGATCGGTACGAACAACATCGATAACTGCTCGCGCTATTGCCAAACGCCGGCAACAGTTGGGTTATTCCGTACTGTTGGACACGGTGGTGATGCTGGGTCGATTAAAGATATCGAAATGTCTGAGCTTGTTATTGTCATCGGATCAAATACGTCGGAATCTCATCCAGTCCTTTCAACGCGCGTGAAGCGTGCGAACAAATTGTACGGTCAGAAGCTCATTGTTTCCGATCTTCGAAAACATGAAATGGCCGAGCGATCTGATCTTTTCATTCGTCCATCTTCAGGCTCCGATCTTGTCTGGCTCTCTGCTGTAACGAAGTATATTATTGATCAAGGCTGGGCAGATGAAGCTTTCTTAAAAGATCGCGTTAACGGTCTTGATGACTACATTGCTAGTCTCGAGAAATACACAATGAGCTATGCATCTGAAGTAACCGGTATCGATGAGGCGGAATTAATTCAAATCGCGGAAATGATTCACGAAGCCAAGACTACGGTTGCGCTTTGGGCGATGGGTGTAACACAGCATGGCGGTGGCTCTGATACGAGTACGGCGATCTCAAACCTCCTTCTTGTTACTGGTAACTATGGAAAACCTGGTACAGGTGCTTATCCACTACGCGGACATAATAACGTTCAGGGTGCAAGTGATTTTGGAAGCATGCCGGATAAAATGCCTGGTTATGAGAATGTGACAGATGAAAAAGTTCGTGATAAATATGAAAAAGCATGGGGTACGCCACTTCCTGAAGAAATCGGCTTAAATAATCATGAAATGGTTGACCACATTCATGAAGGAAAACTAAAAGCAATGTACTTAAAAGGAGAAGACATGGGAATCGTGGATTCAAACATCAACCATGTCCATGCTGCTTTTGAGAAGCTTGAATTCTTCGTTGTCCAGGATCTGTTCCTTACAAAAACGGCTCAATTCGCAGATGTTGTGTTACCGGCAAGTCCTAGTCTTGAGAAGGAAGGAACCTTTACGAACACGGAACGTCGCTTCCAACGTCTTTATCAGGCTCTAGTGCCACTTGGAGATTCGAAGCCGGATTGGCAAATTATTATGGAGATTGCTAATGAAATGGGAGCAGGCTGGGATTATGACAGCCCGAGTGACATTATGGCTGAAGCTGTTCAACTTGCAGATATGTTTGCAGGCGTTTCTTATGAGCGACTCGAAGGTTATAAGAGTCAGCAGTGGCCAGTTGCAGCAGATGGCACAGATTCACCGCTTCTATTTACAGAGGATTTTCCGTTTCCAGATGGAAAAGCAAGACTATTCCCTGTTGAGTGGACGAAGCCAATTGAATACGATGAGCAGTACGATCTTCATGTGAATAACGGTCGTCTGTTGGAACATTTCCATGAAGGAAATATGACGTACCAAAACGAAGGCATTAAAGCGAAAACACCTAATACGTTTGTTGAAGTTTCTCCTGAATTGGCAGAAGAAAGAGGGCTAACTGACGGAACGTTGGTAAGATTGTCTTCGCCGTATGGCGCCGTGAAAATTAAGTGCCTTGTGACGGATCGCGTTCAGGGGAAAGAAGTTTACATTCCACTAAATGATCAGGATGATGCGGCAATTAATTTATTAACGAGTAGTTATGCGGATAAAGATACAGATACTCCTGTATACAAAGAAGTAAAAGCAAAGATGGAAATTTTGAAAGATAAAGGCACTTCGCCCCTTCCTAAGGTGAATCATCGCTTTGGAAATCCACAGCCGCAAAAAGGTGTCATGGTTGAGCGAAAATGGGCAAGGAAAGATTATCTCTTCCCTGGAGAAATGGTGAAAAAGGAGGGCATTAATTATGGCAAAAGCCATTAA
- a CDS encoding transglutaminase family protein, translated as MKYEVTQTNTYEYELPVRQSINQFRLRPLHDVQQTLHDYHVRIQPNSKTYGHTDYWGNYVETFYLWGEHQGLEIETVSTVEVHPLRLDVTLPLTDQQRTELHSESFKQAYTEYMIETDYTTISKHVMEEETRELWANAQDELDFAVKLNEHIYNSMEYVSGATNVETTAEKILTHRTGVCQDYTHLMLALCRHRGIPARYVSGYIYIGENSAYRGDAATHAWLEVKVPGLAWIGLDPTNNAIAREQHIRIAVGRDYRDISPLKGVYIGGAQTLNVSVGVKNLEERVSG; from the coding sequence ATGAAATACGAAGTTACCCAAACGAACACTTATGAATATGAGTTGCCAGTAAGACAGAGTATCAATCAGTTCAGATTGCGTCCGCTGCATGATGTGCAACAAACGCTTCATGATTATCACGTTCGCATCCAACCTAATAGCAAAACTTACGGCCATACGGATTATTGGGGCAACTATGTCGAGACGTTTTATCTTTGGGGCGAGCATCAGGGTCTTGAGATTGAAACCGTTTCAACGGTTGAAGTTCATCCGCTACGCTTAGATGTTACGTTGCCATTGACGGATCAGCAGCGAACGGAACTTCATTCAGAATCGTTTAAACAGGCTTATACCGAATATATGATTGAGACGGATTATACGACGATTTCAAAGCATGTAATGGAAGAAGAAACGCGAGAACTCTGGGCAAATGCGCAAGATGAGCTTGATTTTGCAGTGAAGTTAAATGAACATATTTATAATTCGATGGAGTATGTGTCTGGAGCAACGAACGTGGAGACAACAGCAGAGAAAATCTTAACTCATCGTACGGGTGTTTGTCAGGATTACACCCATTTAATGCTTGCTCTTTGTCGACATCGAGGGATTCCTGCACGGTATGTGAGTGGGTACATTTACATCGGAGAAAACTCCGCTTATCGCGGCGATGCAGCAACGCACGCGTGGCTTGAGGTGAAAGTTCCGGGATTAGCATGGATTGGCCTCGATCCAACGAATAATGCGATTGCTAGAGAGCAGCATATTCGCATAGCAGTAGGACGAGACTATCGCGATATTTCTCCGTTAAAAGGGGTCTATATCGGCGGTGCTCAGACGCTTAACGTAAGTGTTGGAGTAAAAAACTTAGAAGAGCGGGTCAGCGGGTAA
- a CDS encoding alpha-E domain-containing protein, which produces MLSRVADSLYWLARNVERAENNSRLIAVKLTSRLENANPIDETNQNWYELIEISGFQEVFDEEYQHPIDRNVMEFLLFSLKNPNSILNTITIARENARAVREIIPNELWESINSFYLKLKKQSHTPWTMEEISDICEFVKKDSLLFQGIVEATMPRGDAYLFMEMGKHLERAEKAARILDVYYHKNLASYQNKEIVEYHHWWSVLQSVSGHEAYIKTYRPLIKSRNVAEFFILNAEFPRSMMYCIQKVRNAFVALEDGHVEHYSESLAQELEHLSNDLYDFSIEEILNQGAHAFLQSFQHRCMTIGMHITKTYYLGEVVIP; this is translated from the coding sequence ATGCTAAGCAGAGTAGCTGATTCATTGTATTGGTTAGCCAGGAATGTGGAGAGAGCAGAAAATAATTCGCGATTAATAGCGGTAAAGTTAACGAGCCGTCTTGAAAATGCCAATCCGATTGATGAAACGAATCAAAACTGGTACGAGCTCATTGAAATTAGCGGTTTTCAAGAGGTGTTTGATGAAGAATATCAACATCCAATCGATCGAAATGTGATGGAGTTTTTGTTGTTCTCATTAAAAAATCCGAATTCTATTCTAAATACCATTACGATCGCAAGAGAAAATGCTAGAGCCGTTCGAGAAATTATTCCGAATGAATTATGGGAGAGCATCAATTCATTTTATTTAAAATTAAAGAAGCAGAGTCATACCCCCTGGACAATGGAAGAAATTAGTGACATTTGTGAGTTTGTAAAAAAGGATTCTCTTCTCTTTCAAGGCATTGTTGAAGCAACAATGCCACGAGGGGATGCTTACCTTTTCATGGAAATGGGTAAACACTTGGAAAGGGCTGAAAAAGCCGCCCGTATCCTGGATGTGTATTATCACAAGAATTTAGCGTCTTACCAGAACAAAGAAATTGTGGAGTATCATCATTGGTGGTCTGTTCTTCAGTCAGTCAGTGGACACGAAGCTTATATTAAAACGTATCGTCCGTTAATTAAAAGTCGGAATGTGGCTGAGTTCTTCATTCTAAATGCTGAGTTTCCAAGGTCAATGATGTACTGTATCCAAAAAGTACGAAACGCCTTCGTAGCGCTCGAAGATGGACATGTTGAACATTATTCAGAGTCACTTGCACAGGAGCTCGAACATCTTTCCAATGACCTTTACGATTTTTCGATTGAAGAAATTCTCAATCAAGGTGCCCATGCGTTTCTTCAAAGTTTTCAACACCGTTGTATGACGATCGGCATGCACATTACGAAAACCTATTATCTGGGGGAAGTTGTGATACCATGA
- a CDS encoding circularly permuted type 2 ATP-grasp protein yields MFHSYHVDGYFDEMLQKGKEPRGHCKPFHEKLNEVAPEELQSRYELAQSDFLRQGITFTVYSDNEGTERTMPFDFVPKIIPPDEWQELERGLMQRFDALNAFLDDVYHEQHILKDGIIPRDLIVNCQHFFQQVAGIDLPRRQHIFMAGIDLIRDDNGEYRVLEDNLRNPSGLSYVFQNRYVMRKVYPEFFNQYSVQSLEQQFSYLHSAMASLAPEGSSSPTIVLLTPGVHNSAYYDHSFIAQRTGIELVEGRDLVVRERQVYMKTARGLKKVDVIYRRIDDEFLDPLEFREDSLLGVPGLIDVYRAGNVSILNGIGNGVADDKAIYHFVPDMIRYYLKEEPLVKNVDTYLLRYDDQLEYVLDHLSELVVKHTNASGGYNMLIGPHASKEEIEAYRQQILKNPSEFIAQPTIKLSRLPAFKEDRFAACHVDLRVFIFGGEKTHVFPGGLTRVALKEGSLVVNSSQGGGAKDTWVLEENPIHI; encoded by the coding sequence ATGTTTCATTCTTATCATGTAGATGGTTACTTTGACGAAATGCTTCAGAAAGGCAAGGAGCCGAGAGGACATTGCAAACCGTTCCATGAAAAATTAAACGAAGTAGCGCCTGAAGAATTGCAATCGCGCTATGAGCTGGCGCAAAGTGATTTTCTCAGGCAGGGCATTACATTTACGGTTTATAGTGATAACGAAGGAACGGAACGAACGATGCCGTTTGATTTTGTTCCAAAAATTATTCCTCCAGATGAATGGCAGGAGCTTGAGCGTGGCCTCATGCAGCGCTTCGATGCTTTAAATGCATTTTTAGATGATGTCTATCACGAACAACACATCCTAAAAGACGGCATTATTCCCCGTGATCTCATCGTGAATTGTCAGCATTTCTTTCAGCAGGTAGCAGGGATCGATCTTCCAAGAAGGCAGCACATTTTTATGGCTGGCATTGATTTAATTCGAGACGATAACGGCGAGTATCGCGTTTTAGAAGATAACCTTCGGAACCCCTCGGGCCTCTCCTATGTTTTCCAGAACCGTTATGTGATGCGAAAAGTGTACCCAGAATTTTTTAATCAATATTCTGTTCAATCACTTGAGCAACAGTTTTCTTATCTTCATTCCGCGATGGCTTCGCTTGCTCCAGAAGGCAGTTCTTCACCGACAATTGTCCTCTTAACACCTGGCGTTCATAATTCAGCTTACTATGATCATTCTTTTATCGCTCAGCGAACGGGCATTGAACTTGTTGAGGGAAGAGATCTTGTTGTAAGGGAACGACAAGTCTATATGAAAACCGCTCGAGGTTTGAAAAAAGTGGATGTTATTTATCGACGGATCGATGATGAGTTTCTGGATCCACTTGAATTTCGTGAAGATTCCTTACTTGGCGTGCCGGGCTTGATCGACGTCTACCGTGCAGGAAATGTATCGATTTTAAATGGAATTGGCAACGGGGTTGCTGATGATAAAGCGATCTATCATTTTGTTCCTGACATGATTCGTTATTACTTAAAGGAAGAGCCACTAGTCAAAAATGTTGATACATATCTTTTACGATATGACGATCAGCTAGAATATGTCCTTGATCATCTGTCAGAGCTAGTCGTAAAACATACGAACGCTTCAGGTGGCTACAATATGCTAATTGGCCCTCATGCTTCTAAGGAAGAGATTGAAGCATATCGACAACAAATTCTTAAAAACCCATCTGAATTTATCGCTCAGCCAACAATCAAGCTATCTCGCTTGCCAGCTTTTAAAGAAGACCGCTTTGCCGCTTGTCACGTTGATCTTCGCGTTTTTATTTTTGGAGGAGAAAAGACGCACGTTTTCCCTGGAGGTTTAACACGTGTCGCGCTAAAAGAAGGTTCCCTTGTCGTCAATTCGTCACAAGGTGGGGGCGCGAAAGATACATGGGTGCTTGAAGAAAATCCAATTCATATTTAA
- a CDS encoding carbohydrate ABC transporter permease produces MPVYVMIITSLKPLEEVTLSQMWQLPTSLDFSSYSEAFTKLAPNLLNSFYLVIPATLLSALLGSLNGYVLSKWKFKGANTLFTVILFGMFIPYQSILIPLIQFLREIGLYNSIAGLVFVHVVYGIPITTLMFRNFYASIPDSMIESAKIDGAGFLGVYRFIMIPLSITGFVVVAIWQFTNIWNEFLFAVTITTSDQQPVMVALQNLSGSQIVQWNVQMAGALLAALPTLLVYIFLGKFFVKGLLAGSVKG; encoded by the coding sequence ATGCCAGTTTACGTGATGATCATTACGAGTCTGAAGCCACTTGAAGAAGTGACATTAAGTCAAATGTGGCAGCTGCCAACATCTTTAGATTTTAGTAGCTATTCCGAGGCATTTACGAAACTAGCACCGAATTTATTAAATAGTTTTTATCTCGTCATACCGGCTACGCTTCTTTCGGCTCTCTTAGGTTCACTGAATGGATATGTTCTTTCTAAATGGAAATTCAAAGGCGCCAATACGCTGTTTACTGTCATTTTATTTGGGATGTTCATCCCTTATCAAAGTATCCTTATCCCGCTAATTCAGTTTCTGAGAGAAATCGGATTGTATAATTCGATCGCAGGACTTGTGTTTGTTCACGTTGTGTATGGCATTCCGATTACAACACTCATGTTTCGAAACTTCTATGCAAGCATTCCAGATTCAATGATTGAATCTGCGAAAATCGATGGCGCTGGCTTTCTAGGAGTCTACCGTTTTATTATGATTCCCCTATCAATTACGGGGTTTGTGGTTGTTGCGATCTGGCAGTTTACGAACATATGGAATGAATTCTTATTTGCCGTCACGATTACGACATCGGATCAGCAGCCCGTCATGGTAGCGCTACAGAATTTATCAGGAAGTCAAATTGTGCAATGGAACGTCCAAATGGCCGGGGCGCTTTTAGCCGCACTTCCTACTCTTCTCGTGTACATTTTTCTCGGAAAGTTTTTTGTGAAAGGATTACTTGCAGGATCAGTAAAAGGATAA
- a CDS encoding carbohydrate ABC transporter permease, which yields MRSVTVSTRKKRSLTKDHMLAIGFLIPSILLVGVFVYGFIGWTGYVSLSNWNSLVPDFSFVGLKNYLYLFSDFRFQADLRNTLFFTIMFILAVIVVGQFLAVLLDQKIQQESLFRNIFFFPMALSFVVTGVVWQWLLNPSTGVNLFLGKLGLDSKWYTDTTIFPAIGWGKIEFGIPIAMIAVVIAAVWQMTGFSVAMYLAGLRGVPEEVREAARMDGANEFQVYWKIIMPILRPITVSVIIIMAHISLKIFDLIYAMTGPGANFVTDVPGVYMYETTFRGNYYANGAAIAVIMLLAVAIFIVPYLWSSRKEEA from the coding sequence ATGAGATCGGTCACAGTATCAACGCGAAAAAAACGATCGCTTACAAAGGATCACATGCTTGCGATCGGCTTTCTTATTCCATCGATTCTTTTAGTTGGGGTTTTCGTTTATGGGTTTATCGGATGGACGGGCTATGTATCGTTAAGCAATTGGAATTCGCTGGTCCCAGACTTTTCTTTTGTCGGATTGAAAAATTATCTTTATCTGTTTAGTGATTTTCGCTTTCAAGCTGACTTACGAAATACGCTCTTTTTTACAATTATGTTTATTTTAGCGGTAATCGTGGTCGGACAGTTTCTGGCAGTTCTTTTAGACCAAAAGATCCAGCAAGAGTCGCTGTTTCGAAACATTTTTTTCTTTCCAATGGCACTTTCTTTTGTCGTCACAGGGGTGGTCTGGCAATGGCTATTGAATCCTTCCACAGGGGTTAATTTATTCCTTGGCAAACTTGGTCTTGATTCAAAATGGTATACCGATACAACGATTTTTCCGGCGATTGGCTGGGGGAAAATCGAATTCGGAATCCCGATTGCGATGATCGCTGTTGTCATCGCGGCCGTCTGGCAAATGACCGGTTTTTCAGTAGCTATGTATCTTGCTGGGTTAAGAGGCGTTCCGGAAGAAGTAAGGGAAGCGGCTCGGATGGATGGTGCAAATGAATTTCAGGTGTATTGGAAAATCATTATGCCGATCCTTCGTCCAATTACCGTTAGCGTGATTATTATTATGGCGCACATTTCGCTTAAAATTTTCGATTTAATATATGCGATGACGGGGCCGGGTGCAAACTTTGTCACAGACGTACCTGGTGTGTATATGTATGAAACGACGTTCAGAGGAAATTATTACGCGAACGGCGCAGCGATTGCTGTCATCATGCTTTTAGCGGTTGCGATCTTTATCGTTCCTTACCTCTGGTCGAGTCGGAAGGAGGAAGCCTAG
- a CDS encoding ABC transporter substrate-binding protein, which yields MKGRLKSFTGWFLILVLALGPLSACSSSGETNGSSGSSNEETLDIFSWWTGAGEEDGLNALIDLFKEEYPDIEVENAAVAGGAGTNAKAVLASRMQGDDPPATFQVHGGSELNDGWVAAGKMETLNDLYESEGWEDKFPEDLIDLVSKDGDIYSVPVNIHRGNVLWYNTSVFEENDVEPPTTFDEFFTAADQLQEAGVTPLALGDKEPWTATHLFETALLGTLGADDYKKLFTGELAFSDPKVKEAAENYKKMLSYVNEDHSSRNWQDASQLVADGEAAMNVMGDWAKGYFVNDLNLKVKEDFGWVATPGTKGMFMVITDTFGLPKGVANPEDVKKFLSVLGSVEGQDAFNPLKGSIPARVDANLSNYDEYGKETIEDFKSASLAPSLAHGSAAPEGFVTKVNQAINIFVTQQDVDQLIGSLEDASGDLK from the coding sequence ATGAAGGGAAGGCTTAAATCATTTACGGGTTGGTTTTTAATTCTAGTCTTAGCTCTAGGACCACTTTCTGCTTGTTCGAGTTCTGGGGAAACAAACGGCAGTAGCGGGTCAAGTAACGAAGAAACGCTTGATATTTTCAGCTGGTGGACAGGTGCTGGGGAAGAAGATGGGTTGAATGCGCTCATTGATTTATTTAAAGAAGAATACCCTGACATTGAAGTCGAAAACGCAGCCGTTGCTGGCGGCGCAGGAACGAATGCAAAGGCTGTACTTGCAAGTCGTATGCAGGGTGATGATCCTCCTGCAACGTTTCAAGTTCATGGTGGTTCTGAGTTAAATGACGGATGGGTTGCAGCAGGAAAAATGGAAACGCTTAACGATCTTTATGAGTCGGAAGGTTGGGAAGATAAGTTTCCAGAAGATCTAATTGATCTTGTTAGTAAAGACGGCGATATTTACTCTGTTCCAGTGAATATTCATCGTGGAAACGTTCTCTGGTATAACACGAGCGTTTTTGAAGAAAATGACGTTGAGCCGCCGACTACGTTCGATGAGTTTTTTACTGCAGCGGACCAGCTACAGGAAGCTGGCGTTACACCACTTGCCCTCGGTGACAAAGAGCCCTGGACAGCGACACACCTATTTGAAACAGCGCTATTAGGGACGCTTGGGGCTGATGATTACAAAAAGCTTTTCACAGGAGAACTGGCGTTTAGCGACCCTAAAGTGAAGGAAGCGGCTGAGAATTATAAAAAAATGCTAAGCTACGTAAACGAAGACCATAGCTCTCGTAACTGGCAAGATGCATCTCAGCTCGTTGCAGATGGAGAAGCCGCGATGAACGTCATGGGAGATTGGGCTAAGGGTTACTTTGTAAACGATCTTAACCTGAAAGTAAAAGAAGATTTTGGTTGGGTGGCAACGCCAGGTACTAAAGGGATGTTTATGGTGATTACCGATACGTTCGGCTTGCCAAAGGGTGTAGCAAATCCTGAAGACGTTAAGAAATTCTTATCTGTTCTTGGCTCTGTTGAAGGGCAGGATGCATTTAATCCTTTAAAAGGTTCCATTCCAGCTCGTGTAGATGCTAATCTTTCAAACTATGATGAATATGGAAAAGAAACGATTGAAGATTTCAAGAGTGCGAGTCTCGCACCGAGTCTTGCGCACGGATCAGCTGCACCTGAAGGTTTTGTTACGAAAGTAAACCAGGCGATTAATATTTTTGTGACGCAACAGGATGTTGATCAATTAATTGGTTCTCTTGAAGATGCTTCGGGTGATCTTAAGTAA
- a CDS encoding YdcF family protein, with protein MKLSELNPDTLSREEITTLMFHDTIDDQQTGECILVFGAKTIHRVIKAADLYHDKRAPKILVSGSAARWGENEEPEAIWMRDRLVELGVPSEDILLELEAANTTENVLASLMVLQRSIGLNQIHRLLIVSSPYHMKRCHLTLTTYMPDWITYSFCSDDRESGQRNNWWKDEREKARVMKELHSIQRYVKNGILKDGDVRR; from the coding sequence GTGAAGTTATCCGAATTAAATCCGGACACTCTCTCAAGAGAAGAAATTACAACGTTAATGTTTCATGACACCATAGATGATCAGCAAACCGGGGAATGTATTCTCGTGTTTGGTGCCAAAACAATTCACCGCGTCATAAAAGCAGCAGACCTCTATCATGATAAGCGCGCCCCTAAAATTCTCGTATCTGGTTCCGCAGCAAGATGGGGAGAAAATGAAGAACCTGAAGCCATATGGATGAGAGATCGGTTAGTCGAGCTTGGTGTACCGTCTGAAGATATCCTTCTGGAGCTCGAAGCTGCAAATACAACAGAGAATGTACTCGCCTCGCTTATGGTGCTACAACGCTCCATCGGTCTTAATCAGATTCATCGACTCCTGATCGTCAGCTCTCCCTATCATATGAAAAGGTGCCACCTCACACTTACAACGTATATGCCAGACTGGATCACCTATAGCTTTTGTAGTGACGATCGAGAATCAGGACAGCGAAACAACTGGTGGAAAGATGAACGAGAGAAGGCGCGAGTGATGAAAGAGCTCCATTCGATTCAGCGGTATGTAAAGAACGGTATATTGAAAGATGGGGATGTGCGTAGATAA